DNA from Agarilytica rhodophyticola:
TGTACACGTCCAGCGTCGCGGCATGATAAGAATAATGCAATCTATGGGTTTTGAGTTAAACGAATATGTGTTGAGGTGTAAAAAATAATGTCTACAAGTAGTCGAAGTCGCTCATCACAAAATACAAGCAGTACTAATTCAACGCGTGATACTACAACGACATCCGGTGATAATCGAGTAACAGACTCTGGCAATATCGGCGGCAATGTAACGCTTGGGGAAACAACAGGTAATGTCACGATAGAGCAAACGGATTTCGGTGCGCTGGATGCTGCGCAAGAAATTAATATAGCAGCACTGGATTTTGGCGCGGATGCACTGGAAACCGTCGACGAAATAGCGGACGGCTCGGTAAGTGCCGTCGCTAACATTGCTGAGGACTCAATAGCTAGCGCAAATGGATTGGCTGAGGATGCGCTAGATATCGCAGGGGATGCGCTGACAGATAGTTTTAACTTCGGTGAGTTTGCAGTGAATGAAATTAGTGAATCAAATCAAACGTTGATTTCTGAAACTGTGGACGCGTTGCAATTTTTTTCGCAGCAGAATGCGCAAGTCACTGATAGGGCTTTAGCTTTTGCTACAACTGCAAATACAAGCGAGGGGGCCTTGGTTGCTCAAGATGGTATAAAAACGGTGGGTTTAGTTGGTGGCGCTGTTGCGCTGGGTCTTGTTGCGTTAAGTTTTAAGGGGAAATGATAAATGTCTCAAGGTGAAATACCTATTTTATTAGAGCCGAATCAAGAAGAGAGAAAAGTTGATTTTGCTGGCGACTTTCTCTTTTTAAAAGAGTCGGCGAGACCTGTTAAGGTTATTGTTGACGGCCAGCCGATTACTATGCGCGAAGGTGATAAGCGCGTGTTTAGAAGAAGTGAACCGGGAAGGCTTGCTTTTGATAACTTTCAAGTGACAAATAAAAGTGATCTATCATTACGTTGTGTTTTTGTAGCGGGAACCGGTGACTATAATAGTCAAGTTGTGAGGGGTGAATTTACTGTATCTGAAAATATTCAAACGACAGCTCTGGCAACAAATTCTCTCCCGCTCAATATTAAAAAGACCTTTGGTTATGTTGATATAAATCCTGTTAGTTATGAAAGAAATGAGGAATTTATAAGGACGCAAGTATTTGATACTGTTAACGAAGGTTTACATAGGTCATTGTTTTTATTTGATGGCTTTGTTTGGAGTGTGACTAAAACGCAATTAAGAAAATTTTCTATGTCTGGTGCGCTTCTTGAATCTCATGCGATTAGCGGTGATGGAGATGCTTTTGATAGTGGTCTTAGGGGTGCAGCTGTAACGCCTGAGGGCATTGTATACATTGTTGGGCTTCGCGTTATTGGTAGGTTAGACATGAACACCAAGTCATATAGTGTTATATATACGAATCCGGCAGGCCAGTTTTTCCCTGAGATAGGGGTTGCTTATAGAAATGGTTTTTTAACACTTATAAGGCGTTCTGATTCGAATAGTATTACTTTTTCAAGATTTAATGTGTTAACGCTAGAGATAGAAGATGTTGTTGTCGGTGTAACTGAGAGCAATGGTGCTTTAAATCGATTAAGTTATTATGAAAAAGATGATTTGTTGCTTATCGGAAATTCGACGGGGCGCACTTTTTTCTATGATGCAGAAACGCTGCAATATACAGGTGTTCAAAAACTACTAGCAATTAACTCACCTCTATATGTTCCAGAGTTTAATTTACAAGTTGAATATATTACTGATGCTTATGTGTTTCGTGTGATTGATCCTGTTGATTATGTCGCGAGGCTTTATATCCAGGATGGGAGTGACGTAACGACAAGAAATGAATTTTTGATATCGGGCGATGCTGTGTTTTTTCCACGTGGCGATAAGACTGTCATGCGTGGAGAAATATTAAAATATATATTGCAGGGGTTGTCGGCAGGTAGAGTTATTGAAGAAAACTATATGGATTATGTTACGTCGCTAACGTATTCGGATGGTAGAAATAATATTGTAAAGAGTGCCGGTTCTGCGACGTTTTCTTATCGTGGTTATAGCGATGTTGGTGAGCTTATATTGCCGTCTGAAGTTGAAGTAAAAATTATGCCTGAGTATTTAACAGAGGTAGTGTGATGAGTGCATTTGTAATTGTGGGTCGTTTTTTTGATTTTTTAAATGAGTTGTTTGGTGGTAGCGAGGTTATAAATGTGAATGATAATAGGCCTCGCGGGATTAGAAATAATAATCCTGGTAATTTGGTGTTAACTGCAATTCCATGGCGCGGGAAAATTCCGCCGTCAAGAAATACAGATGGGCGTTTTGAGCAATTCGAAAATCCGATTTATGGAATTCGTGCGCTATTTATGGATTTGCGTAACGATGTGCGTAAGGGGACTAATACTATCGAAAAATTAATTAACGAGTTTGCGCCGTCTCACGAAAATAATACTGGTGCATATATTATGGCTGTCGCCAATGCTGTTGGTAAATCTTCAGATGTGCCGATAGATGAGGATGATTATGTCCCGTTGATAAATGCAATTATTCGCCATGAGAATGGTGTTAATCCATTTACTGACGAAGATATAAAGGAGGCTATTGCGTTGGCATGAAATTATTAACAAAAGAGCATCGTTCGTTGTTGATAACCGTCGGGGTTATTGGTGCTGGGATTTTATACATTGGTGGGCGTGGTGCTGGTGCGGTTGCTCGATCTGCCGCCGCCGCTGGTAACGCTGTAAATCCAACGAACCGTCATAATATATTTGCTGAAGGTGTCAATTCCATTGGTGATATTTTGAATGATGGCGTAGATGACGACGATTTTTCGTTAGGTGCGTGGATATTCGATATTACGCATCCGGGGCAATAAATATGGGTAATGATTTACGTGGGTTTGTAATAGCGGTTGCTGCAACTGTTGTCGGTGCGGTTTTGGCAGAAATCGCAAAAAATGAGCTAAAACAAAAAGGTCTGATTCAATGATAGAGTTTATTAATTATGTTGCTGTGAGTGGTGATGCTGTAACGACTGAAGGTGTTGTTGCTGCAATAGCAATGGGTTTGCTTTGCTGGCGTGAAAGTAAGTTGCAAAGGTTAAAAAAAGAACAGTAAAACTGAATCGAATAGTAAGTAAAAAGGCCGCAAATCGCGGCCTTTTTTGTATCTGGCTCCGCCTGCTGGGCTCGAACCAGCGACCCAATGATTAACAGTCATTTGCTCTACCAACTGAGCTAAGGCGGATCTGCAAGTGGGCTATTGCCCGAAAGAGCGCGTATAATATACGTCGCTTTTGTGAGTGTCAACTTTAATTTTATTTAAATTTCAGCATCTAACTCTTTGTTTTTAATCGGTTTTCTAAAACTTGAACAAACTGATTAAAACTTGGTAGGACCGGGCGGATTCGAACCGCCGACCTCTACCATGTCAAGGTAGCGCTCTAACCAACTGAGCTACGATCCTAGGGTTTTCCTCCCATCAATGGGAGGGCGCGTATTGTAATGAGTTAGTTTTTTTTCGGCAAGGGGTTATGCGTCAACAATCTTACTTTTTTTCAAATAGTTTGAATGTTTACAAATTGCCGAGTGCTGCTATACCCAGAGCTGCTGAAGATACGATTTGAGCAACACTGCTCCAAAGTGTCAGTGAATCCACCTTGGTTGTATTAATAGGCACTACAATGGTATCCCCAGGCTGTAGAGCTTTGGAGTTAGATTTAAACCATGCTGAGCTTGCTGGGGCGTAAACTCGACCATTGGCCTTTACAACGTAGATACGTTTCTTATCTGCATTTTGTTTAGTGCCGCCAGACATGTCGATGTAGTCTTTAATATCTAGCCGTGCATCATAAAAGTGTGATGTGGAGTGCTGAATCTCTCCCACGACGGTAACGGATGGTTTAAACCGGGGAATTTCTAACTTATCACCGTCGGCGAGCTCAAAGTCGAATTTTTTAGGTCGATCTAATATTGTGGGAAGGTCAATAACCATACGTCCGAGCGCTTTCGTACTTTCGATGCTGTTGAGTATTTGATCGGCCTCAGCCTTATCTATCTCTTTTTTGGCTGCTGACTTCTCTAAATTTGCAGTAGCTAGATCGCTGGCGATTTTAACTTTGAGATTCTCTAATCTTTCTTCTTCTAAAAGTCGTAATTCTTTACGCGAAAAAATTGCACCTTCTGGGTAAGCGTAGGGTGTCAGTCCTCCAGCTCTTTCGATAACGCTTAAGAGTGTTTCTCCTGGTAATAGGTCATAGACGCCCGGATAGATGACTTCACCTGTTAGCTCCACTGACTCTCTTTTTTGCCAGAGGGGAATTTGTTTAATACGTAAAGTATCACCTGCTTTTAATTGTGGGTTTTCCATTGTAAGGTCAAAGTCTTTTCGCAGGTCTACCCGTTCTCTATTCTCATTCAGGTCGTAGCGTGTTATTTCAGCTCCTGAGCCTTGGGCGCTTTCCGTAAGTCCTCCTGCTAAGCTAATAAGCTCCCTCGCACTCATATTTCCCGTAGCTAAAGGGTATTCGCCAGGAAAGCGCACGCTGCCATAGATACGGATAGTCTGTTGGCGTTGGCTGAAGTTGGACTGAACTTTTAGTCGATCTACCAGTTCTTTTAGTATCTCGACTCTATTGGTGTCGTATTCAAAAAGGGTTATCACGTCACGTGGCTGTAGTAGAGGGTCTTCTGGCCCTTGTGGTGAGGCAAATGCTTGCTGAGGAGAAAATAAGTGTACTTGTGTTCTGCGAGTAATCTTTTCTTCTCGTTGAATAAGTCCGATGACAATATCGGGGTTGGGCAGTAATTCGTCCGCGTTGGGAACAATGTCGGTAAAGCGCATAAACTTGCGCCATGCAAAGTCGCCTTCGCGTTTTACATGCCCTTCGAGTGTTATCGTGTCGTTAACGGTTTCTAGGGTGGGTTGTATTTGAATAATATCGGCATCATTGACTTTAAAGCTTCTGCCTGATGGACTGGAGATATCGATATTAACAAGGGTTTTTTCTCCCGATCGTGAAATCCTTTCAATTCTTGATGCGGGAGCATAGGCGTTGGCTAATAGTCCACCCGCTAGCTGTATCACATCAGCTACTGTTCTCTCGTTTTTTAGCTCATATATAGCTGGGCGCTTAACAGCTCCAGAAATGCCTGTTGTTTTGCCTACTGGTGGAATAAATATAACATCGCCGGGAAGAAGACGGGAATCATCGCTTGTATCCCCTCTTAAAAGAAGGTCATATAAGTCCAATCTGGCGACAACCTTTCCAGCCCGTTTAAGCTGGATATTTCTCAAAGAGCCGATTTCGGTGATGCCGCCACTGGCAAATATGGCGTTTGTCATGGTAGAGAGAGAACTCACAACATAGGAGCCTGGGATTTCAGCTTCACCCAGCACAAAGACTCTAACAGTTCTCAATGGGCCCATGGTGATAGAGCTCTTAACGCCTATCATTTGTTCATTGACCACATTGGTAAGTTTTTCCTGCATAGCCTCGAACGGTAAGCCTGCAAGAGAAATAGGCCCAATATCTGGGAATTGGATCTGACCTTCACGATTCAGTTTCAGGGTATGGGTGGCGTTCTCTTTGCCGTATAGTTGGATGACAATGGTGTCTCCCGGACCTAACAAATAATTTACCGGGATTGGAATATCTTCTGCCGGTGCGAAGGTCTCTGCGCCATAGTTAAAAATATTATGGCCAAACAATTTGAGTTCATCTTCCTCCTCACTACTTTCAAAACCCTCGAGTAAGCCATTCACGCCACTTAGGCCTTCCAAATCATTGGGGTCAATATTATCTAGATCAAACCCGTTAGGTGGAATTTGTCCACCTTGTAAGTTGCGGTTAGAGTTTCTGCCACTTTTTGTTAAATCTCGTCTATTTCCTGAGATTGGTTCTGCTTCTGTTTCGTCACCGCCGTTTTCTTCAAGTAAGCCATCTAAATCAGACAAGTCTACGCCGAAGGATCTTGCCAGGGCTTGTTGTTGTGCCGGGGGTAGTCTTTTGAACCGGTCAATCTGTTCTTGCGTTGGCGCTTGTGCGTAAACAGTGGATATTGAAAATAACGTGAATAAGATAGATGCAACAATCTTCTGGATAAGGGGCTTCATAAATAAATTTTGGTTTAGGGGGTTGTCTGAAATGGCCATGAATATAAAGTCGCTGCTTTTACGCAACCTATTGAAGTCTAATACTTTCTTTGTTTGCAATCCTGTCATGCACTAAAATCAATCTCCTAAATCAATATGTATTGTCGTCATTGAATTTAATCTTGTGAGCTCTTTTTTGTTTGTAAGGTTGGAGGTCTTTCATCAACCCAAAAAGATGGTAGAGCATCCGGCACCTGGTTCAACGGCAGAGTAGTCTATGGCTTTAAGCCCGCTATAATAACGAATAAATAGCTTACTTTCTTCTATAAACCCCTAATATTTGTAACAATTTGAGCGTTTTTATGGTAACGCTTTCTAAGTTTCGGGTGCGCTGTCGAGAGAGTAGGGTGATTATCGTTGGTAGGAATAGTTTAATTAGTGGTGATGAAATTGTTATTTTAGGTGGCTATTGAGGTGCTTTGCGCACCTCAATAATTCGGTGTTCCATAACTTCTTTCCCTGAATTTTTAATCTTCCTGATAAATTGTTCGTCCTAGTAGATCCTTCTATCTGTGATCTTCCTAATTAACCGAAAAGAATATGAAGTTTCCCTTGACCCGCCATGGCCTGCTGACTTCCGTGTGAATGTCCCTATATGCCAGGTATTATCACTTTGTAATTAATTGAGTAGAAGTCGCTATTGTCTGATTTGTTTGTGAGATATCTCTCACAATAATGAAGTGAATGAGCTTTCCCATTTTTGTTGGGATTGTCTCATGGATAAAAAAAATCCGAGGGGGGATACCCCTCGGATTTTTTCGCTTTTCACCTTAAGTCCTTTCCGTGGTGAGATGCCTTCCTGGCAAACCCATATCCTTATGGTGAGTGCTTTGCTCCTTCTGCTATGATCATCCTGAGTCTAAAGCAGAATTTTTTTCCTCCTTATGACCTTTCCTGGTCGACGTGCTTCCTTGTTTACCTCCTTGTTGATAAACATTATCTACAAATCGCTTTTGGCGCGATAGTCGACATTGGCGTTTGTTTTTGTAGGATATATCTCACAAAATAATTTTTTAAGTGTCCGAATGAGTGGTTGAAGAGTGCAAAGTGCCTATATGGCCTGATGTATTCTTTCTTTATTTTGGCTAAATTGTTTCAAATTTGCACTATGTGATCTGATTTGTGCCTGATGACCATTTAATTAAAATAAAGATGCATAACTATGTTGATCACTGAGATCTACTGTGGCACAATTGCGTCCCTTCTTGAGAGGGAGTTAATGAAATCTATAGGTTTCTTCTTATAAATCAATAGGTTACAATGCTCTCCAGATAGTATGAGTTAAATGGCATTTTGCGCGGTCGTGGCGGAATTGGTAGACGCGCTGGATTTAGGTTCCAGTACCGTAAGGTGTGAGAGTTCAAGTCTCTCCGACCGCACCATGTCATTATCCAACTTGTTTAAACGCAATTTTTAAGTAGTAGTCCCCTATATAAGTATTTCAGAGGCATAATCATGCAAGTTTCTATCGAAACGATTTCCGGTTTAGAGCGACGGTTGACTATTGGTGTTCCAGCTGATGTTGTGGATCAAGAAGTAACTAAGCGTCTTAATAAAGCTGCTAAAACTGTGCGCATTAATGGATTTCGCAAGGGTAAAGTGCCTCTGAAAGTTGTTAAGCAGCGTTTCGGCGAGGGTGTTAGGCAAGAAGTTCTTGGCGACACAATAAATAGAACTTTCTACGAGGCTGTTCAGAAAGAGTCGGTTCGTCCTGCAGGTCAGCCAACGATTGAGCCTAAAAACATGGAGGAAGGTAGTGATCTAGAGTACATCGCTACTTTTGAAGTCTATCCTGAGGTTGAGCTAACCAATATAGAAGGTATAGAAGTCACCAAATATGATGCGGATATCGAAGATAAAGATATCGACAAGATGATTGAAAACCTGAGAAAGGGACAAGCTACTTGGAATAATACTAAGGCAGCTATAAAAGACGGCTTCAAAGTTAAAATCGACTTCAGCGGAGTAAAAGACGGCGAGGCATTTGAAGGTGGCTCAGCGGAGGATCATGAACTAGTGATTGGCTCCAAGTCTATGATTCCTGGTTTTGAAGACGGAATTATCGGCATGAAGATAGGTGAGACCAAAGATGTCGAAGTGACTTTTCCTGAGGATTACCAGGTTGAATCACTCAAAGGGGCTGATGCAACGTTCACTATCACTCTGAAAAGTGCTGAAAAACAAGTCTTGCCAAAGCTTGATGAGGCTTTTTTTGAGAAATTTGGAGTGACTGAGGGTGGTGAAGAGAAGTTCCGTGAAGATGTTAAGGAGAACATGGAGCGTGAAAAGCAGAAGGCTATTAAAAACAAGACTAAGCAACAGATTTTAGATAGCTTGCTAGATCGTACTCCCGTGGAAGTGCCTAATGCATTGGTTGCTGGCGAAATTGACGCGCTGAGAAATCAAACAATTCAGCAGTACGGTGGCGCAGCAGAGAACCTTGATATGAAAGCTTTGTTGCCAGACGATATGTTTAAAGAGCAAGCTCAGCGACGAACCGCACTAGGTTTGATTGTTTCTGAGATTGTGACTCAGGAGAAAATCACAGCAGATAAGGATGTTGTTCGATCTCTTATCGAAGAGGCTGCAGCGAGTTACGAGAGCCCTGAAGAGGTGGTTAATTACTACTACAGTAATGAGCAGTTATTACAAAGTGTTGAGGCTGCTGCGCTCGAAGAGCAGGTGGTTGACTTCCTTTTAGAAAAAGCAGAAGTTACCGAAGCGAAAGTGGCCTACGACGAAGCGTTAAAGCCATTGCCTCAGCCGCAGGCTGATGATCAGGAAGGCGATGGTAGCGAAACTAAAGGCGAAGAATAAGTTATCCTTTAAAGCTTGGTTTTTATTTTAAAATCCACCTGTGTTAAAACAGGTGGATTTTGTCGTTTTTGGCGACGGATATTTTACTGAATAGCTTGCTATGCCAAAAAGCTTGTTCACTGGTATTAAATTACAGTATTTTAGGCTTATGAAGCTATAAATAAGTCTCTAGGGTAAACCAAAGCGAACTAGGTAAACGTACTTAAAAATAATGGCGTTGGTTGCGCATTGGTTTGATTGGTTGGGTTTTGTTCGCTTTATCCCTGAAATATCCTATGTTCATGAAAATAATAGACTTTATTTTTATGAATTATTAAAGTCCTTCCTTTTATTTCGTGTGCGAAGACCCAATGTTAGGCTAGTCTTTAAAAATAATTCAACAGAAAATACTGAGGAAAGTTATGTCCCTGATAGACCCAGTTGGTATAAGTCGTTCAGATATTGAAAATACATTAGTGCCGATGGTGGTTGAGCAAACCGCTCGTGGGGAAAGATCTTATGATATCTATTCTCGGTTGCTCAAGGAGCGTGTTATTTTTCTTGTTGGCGCCGTCGAAGATCATATGGCGA
Protein-coding regions in this window:
- a CDS encoding SLBB domain-containing protein; protein product: MTGLQTKKVLDFNRLRKSSDFIFMAISDNPLNQNLFMKPLIQKIVASILFTLFSISTVYAQAPTQEQIDRFKRLPPAQQQALARSFGVDLSDLDGLLEENGGDETEAEPISGNRRDLTKSGRNSNRNLQGGQIPPNGFDLDNIDPNDLEGLSGVNGLLEGFESSEEEDELKLFGHNIFNYGAETFAPAEDIPIPVNYLLGPGDTIVIQLYGKENATHTLKLNREGQIQFPDIGPISLAGLPFEAMQEKLTNVVNEQMIGVKSSITMGPLRTVRVFVLGEAEIPGSYVVSSLSTMTNAIFASGGITEIGSLRNIQLKRAGKVVARLDLYDLLLRGDTSDDSRLLPGDVIFIPPVGKTTGISGAVKRPAIYELKNERTVADVIQLAGGLLANAYAPASRIERISRSGEKTLVNIDISSPSGRSFKVNDADIIQIQPTLETVNDTITLEGHVKREGDFAWRKFMRFTDIVPNADELLPNPDIVIGLIQREEKITRRTQVHLFSPQQAFASPQGPEDPLLQPRDVITLFEYDTNRVEILKELVDRLKVQSNFSQRQQTIRIYGSVRFPGEYPLATGNMSARELISLAGGLTESAQGSGAEITRYDLNENRERVDLRKDFDLTMENPQLKAGDTLRIKQIPLWQKRESVELTGEVIYPGVYDLLPGETLLSVIERAGGLTPYAYPEGAIFSRKELRLLEEERLENLKVKIASDLATANLEKSAAKKEIDKAEADQILNSIESTKALGRMVIDLPTILDRPKKFDFELADGDKLEIPRFKPSVTVVGEIQHSTSHFYDARLDIKDYIDMSGGTKQNADKKRIYVVKANGRVYAPASSAWFKSNSKALQPGDTIVVPINTTKVDSLTLWSSVAQIVSSAALGIAALGNL
- the tig gene encoding trigger factor; this translates as MQVSIETISGLERRLTIGVPADVVDQEVTKRLNKAAKTVRINGFRKGKVPLKVVKQRFGEGVRQEVLGDTINRTFYEAVQKESVRPAGQPTIEPKNMEEGSDLEYIATFEVYPEVELTNIEGIEVTKYDADIEDKDIDKMIENLRKGQATWNNTKAAIKDGFKVKIDFSGVKDGEAFEGGSAEDHELVIGSKSMIPGFEDGIIGMKIGETKDVEVTFPEDYQVESLKGADATFTITLKSAEKQVLPKLDEAFFEKFGVTEGGEEKFREDVKENMEREKQKAIKNKTKQQILDSLLDRTPVEVPNALVAGEIDALRNQTIQQYGGAAENLDMKALLPDDMFKEQAQRRTALGLIVSEIVTQEKITADKDVVRSLIEEAAASYESPEEVVNYYYSNEQLLQSVEAAALEEQVVDFLLEKAEVTEAKVAYDEALKPLPQPQADDQEGDGSETKGEE